From Aquificota bacterium, one genomic window encodes:
- the modB gene encoding molybdate ABC transporter permease subunit, which translates to MMDLGPFWLTVKLSLITSFILLIVGIPLAYYMAYSKSPLALVLEVITTLPLVLPPTVLGFYLLILFSKNGPLGALWERLLGYQLVFTFEGLVIASVIYSLPMMTHPLISGYRSVPKSLIEASWTLGKSKLETLFRVILPNMKASILVGFVLSFAHTLGEFGVVLMVGGNIEGKTRVASIVIYNAVESIDYVTAHLYSLLLLSLSFLSLLALYMINRRWVL; encoded by the coding sequence ATGATGGACCTTGGGCCCTTTTGGCTGACGGTAAAGCTTTCCCTTATCACCTCCTTTATCCTTCTTATTGTAGGCATTCCTCTTGCCTACTACATGGCCTACTCCAAAAGCCCCCTTGCCCTTGTGCTGGAGGTTATTACCACCTTGCCCCTTGTTTTGCCACCCACCGTGCTTGGCTTTTACCTTTTAATCCTTTTTTCAAAAAATGGCCCCTTGGGCGCCCTTTGGGAAAGGCTTTTGGGCTACCAGCTTGTCTTTACCTTTGAAGGCCTCGTTATAGCCTCCGTTATATACAGCCTTCCCATGATGACCCATCCTTTGATCTCTGGCTACAGGAGCGTTCCAAAAAGTCTAATAGAGGCAAGCTGGACCTTAGGAAAATCCAAGCTTGAAACCCTTTTTAGAGTTATCCTGCCCAACATGAAGGCTTCCATACTTGTGGGCTTTGTGCTTTCCTTTGCCCACACCTTGGGAGAGTTTGGCGTGGTGCTTATGGTAGGTGGAAACATAGAGGGCAAAACGAGGGTGGCCTCCATAGTCATATACAATGCGGTAGAATCCATAGACTACGTCACAGCCCACCTATATTCTCTTTTACTTCTTTCCTTGTCCTTCCTTAGCCTATTGGCCCTTTACATGATAAACAGGAGGTGGGTCCTTTGA
- the modA gene encoding molybdate ABC transporter substrate-binding protein has product MRLIILFLLLSFSLVKAEVIRVFAAADLQFALRELADIYMKKYPEDKIELIFGSSGKGFAQIKAGAPYHIFFSADMKYAEELYKEGYAITKPKPYAIGRIVLWTRKDSGLDPSKFPEVLLDPRVKRIAIANWDHAPYGKASKEALEAYGVFQKVKDKLVIGENIAQTASYIRSGAADLGFIALSLAKAPELEMVGRYWLVPEDKHKRILQGYVITKEGQKFVSARRFYEFVASTEARKVFTKYGFLLPGDR; this is encoded by the coding sequence ATGAGGTTGATTATACTTTTTCTCCTTCTTTCCTTTAGCCTTGTCAAGGCAGAAGTCATAAGGGTTTTTGCCGCCGCTGACCTTCAGTTTGCCCTAAGAGAGCTGGCGGACATTTACATGAAAAAATATCCAGAAGACAAGATAGAGCTTATCTTTGGCTCTTCTGGTAAGGGCTTTGCCCAGATAAAGGCTGGAGCGCCCTACCACATATTCTTCTCCGCAGACATGAAGTATGCGGAAGAGCTATACAAAGAAGGCTATGCCATTACAAAGCCAAAGCCTTACGCCATAGGGAGGATAGTACTTTGGACAAGAAAGGATTCGGGCCTTGACCCTTCCAAGTTCCCAGAAGTTCTCCTTGACCCAAGGGTAAAAAGGATAGCCATAGCCAACTGGGATCATGCACCCTACGGGAAGGCTTCAAAGGAGGCCCTTGAGGCCTATGGTGTTTTTCAAAAGGTTAAGGATAAACTTGTAATAGGAGAAAACATAGCCCAGACCGCCAGCTATATTAGGTCCGGTGCGGCAGACCTTGGCTTTATAGCCCTTTCCTTGGCAAAGGCTCCAGAGCTTGAAATGGTAGGAAGATACTGGCTGGTGCCAGAAGACAAGCATAAAAGGATACTTCAAGGCTATGTGATAACAAAGGAGGGTCAAAAGTTTGTAAGTGCACGAAGGTTTTATGAGTTTGTAGCCTCTACGGAAGCGAGGAAGGTCTTTACAAAGTATGGCTTTTTACTTCCGGGAGATAGATGA
- a CDS encoding helix-turn-helix domain-containing protein gives MNRIKEYRQKLGLSQEELSKITGIPRTTISSIESGNVMPSVDYAIRLARAFGCGVEELFLQEEYSVFPGFKEGLFISYLVGPKRIIAPVDMEYVDVDGFYKNGKTSWFKRLNIPTFSFAGCDNSLKLLTGTLLQEGIRLLTINASSLKALELLKEGYVHMAGLHMGSFEENYRLVKDYLGKGYKVIKVFSWEEGILTRERPSLKGLKNRLWLAREEGSGARKVFEEIREDIGIKKYKVVNADHEKVAFAIREGLAEAGVGTKVYAYSYGLEFFTIETEDYCLCYREDLEEDKSFLRLLSLLRSKTYKSLISQIPGYKPEVSVEEAIT, from the coding sequence ATGAATAGAATAAAAGAATACAGGCAAAAACTTGGCCTATCTCAAGAAGAGCTTTCAAAAATAACTGGCATACCAAGGACCACCATAAGTTCTATAGAATCTGGTAATGTTATGCCTTCTGTAGATTACGCCATTAGGCTGGCAAGGGCCTTTGGGTGTGGCGTGGAGGAATTATTCTTACAGGAAGAATACAGTGTTTTCCCAGGCTTTAAAGAAGGCCTTTTTATAAGCTATTTGGTAGGTCCTAAAAGAATTATAGCTCCAGTGGATATGGAATATGTGGATGTGGATGGCTTTTATAAGAATGGGAAAACCAGCTGGTTCAAAAGGCTAAACATCCCTACCTTTTCCTTTGCTGGATGTGATAACTCTTTAAAGCTTTTGACTGGAACCCTTCTCCAAGAGGGTATAAGACTTCTTACAATAAACGCCTCAAGCCTAAAGGCCCTTGAGCTTTTGAAGGAAGGCTATGTACATATGGCTGGTTTGCATATGGGAAGCTTTGAGGAGAACTACAGGCTTGTAAAAGATTATCTTGGAAAGGGCTATAAGGTTATAAAAGTCTTCTCCTGGGAAGAGGGCATTCTGACAAGGGAAAGGCCAAGCCTTAAAGGGCTAAAAAATAGGCTTTGGCTTGCAAGGGAGGAAGGAAGCGGTGCAAGGAAGGTCTTTGAGGAGATAAGAGAAGATATTGGTATAAAAAAATATAAGGTGGTCAATGCGGACCATGAGAAGGTGGCCTTTGCCATAAGGGAGGGCTTGGCGGAAGCGGGTGTGGGTACAAAGGTCTATGCCTACAGTTATGGGTTGGAGTTCTTTACTATAGAAACAGAAGACTATTGCCTTTGCTACAGGGAGGATTTAGAAGAGGATAAAAGCTTTCTTAGGCTTTTGAGCCTTTTGAGGTCAAAAACTTACAAAAGCCTTATTTCCCAAATACCCGGCTATAAGCCAGAAGTTAGCGTGGAGGAAGCCATAACATGA
- a CDS encoding SulP family inorganic anion transporter, whose translation MDRFLPFLLWLRVYNRKVFTQDLVAGLTVAVVLVPQSMAYALIAGLPPVYGLYAASIPVIIATLFGSSPQLATGPVAIVSFLTFTSLTSYAKPGEEKFIELAILMAFLVGIIQIAIGVFRLGFLVSFVSHAVIMGFTNAAAIIIIITQIPALLGIKVEQRELIFQNLYEIAINVPKTNLYTLVLGLASIGIIIGLRRINRNIPSALVAVIIFTALSYFLSFESYGIRVVGNIPQGLPYPSIPYIDLDLLDRLLGKAFIIALVGFMEAYAIAKFIANQTKQKLDVNQELIGQGLANLVGSFFKSFPVSGSFSRSAVNFQAGAKTGMSNIISACFVIATLLLAGPLLYYLPRPVLSAIVITAVLSLIRPHYFIHLWKTNRYDGISAITTFALSFIMKPDYAILIGVFLSLSLFLWRSLHPRIVRMSRDPISGTFVNAEANNLPICPQIEMLRPEASLYYANVENILEEIKNIIKDKPALKYLVIDGESINYVDGTALEVLYDFCEDLKNLGINLVFVNVKAPVREAMIHSGFLDELGKENILPSKGYAIGFLFKSLDHQYCAKVCPYALFNECYTVKDYVKFEPAENPIRSIYEGLSKYEDVDVYVGRAYGSLILKANSIELDLRSQDFYTDGSAIYIPSTKVVKKMGELVSLGSLCNKKDCIMKNGFIYLGSTTQEMVENLKKIVKS comes from the coding sequence ATGGATAGATTTTTACCTTTCCTGTTATGGTTAAGAGTTTATAACAGAAAGGTTTTTACTCAGGACCTTGTGGCAGGGCTAACAGTTGCTGTAGTTCTTGTGCCTCAATCTATGGCCTATGCTCTTATTGCTGGCCTTCCACCTGTATATGGTTTGTATGCAGCTTCAATCCCTGTAATAATAGCTACCCTTTTTGGTAGTTCTCCACAACTTGCCACTGGACCTGTGGCTATAGTGTCTTTTCTTACTTTTACATCGCTTACAAGTTATGCGAAGCCAGGAGAAGAAAAGTTTATTGAACTTGCCATACTTATGGCGTTCTTGGTCGGAATTATTCAAATAGCCATAGGTGTTTTTAGACTTGGCTTTCTTGTTAGTTTTGTGTCACATGCTGTTATTATGGGTTTTACTAACGCCGCAGCCATAATCATCATAATCACGCAGATACCAGCCCTGTTGGGTATAAAGGTGGAGCAAAGGGAGCTTATCTTCCAAAACCTTTATGAAATAGCTATAAACGTTCCCAAAACCAACCTTTACACCCTTGTGTTAGGTTTGGCCTCCATAGGTATAATAATTGGCCTAAGAAGGATAAATAGAAATATTCCATCTGCCCTTGTGGCAGTTATTATCTTTACAGCTCTTTCCTATTTTCTATCCTTTGAAAGCTATGGTATAAGGGTTGTGGGAAACATTCCACAAGGGCTTCCTTACCCCTCCATACCCTACATAGATCTTGACCTTTTGGATAGACTTCTTGGCAAGGCTTTTATCATAGCACTTGTGGGTTTTATGGAAGCTTACGCTATAGCCAAGTTTATAGCTAACCAAACAAAGCAAAAGCTGGATGTAAACCAAGAGTTAATAGGGCAAGGTCTTGCTAATTTGGTAGGTTCCTTCTTTAAAAGCTTCCCAGTAAGCGGTTCCTTTTCACGTTCTGCGGTCAACTTCCAAGCTGGTGCAAAGACGGGCATGTCCAACATAATAAGCGCCTGCTTTGTGATAGCAACCCTTTTGCTTGCTGGGCCACTCCTTTACTACCTTCCAAGGCCTGTCCTTTCCGCCATAGTGATAACAGCAGTTTTAAGCCTTATAAGACCACATTATTTTATTCACCTGTGGAAAACTAACAGGTATGATGGCATATCCGCCATAACTACCTTTGCCCTCTCTTTCATAATGAAGCCAGACTATGCCATACTAATAGGTGTTTTCTTATCTTTGTCTCTATTCCTTTGGAGAAGCCTTCATCCTAGAATAGTGAGAATGTCCAGGGATCCTATTAGTGGTACTTTTGTAAATGCAGAAGCAAACAACTTACCTATATGTCCACAAATTGAAATGTTAAGGCCTGAAGCCTCTTTATACTATGCCAATGTAGAAAACATATTGGAAGAGATAAAAAATATAATAAAAGACAAGCCTGCTTTAAAATACCTTGTAATAGATGGAGAGTCTATAAACTATGTGGATGGAACGGCTCTAGAGGTACTGTACGACTTTTGTGAAGATTTAAAAAATCTAGGTATAAACCTTGTTTTTGTAAATGTGAAAGCTCCTGTAAGAGAAGCCATGATACATTCTGGTTTTTTGGACGAGCTCGGCAAGGAGAACATCCTTCCATCAAAGGGCTATGCCATAGGCTTTTTGTTTAAAAGCCTGGATCATCAGTATTGTGCAAAGGTATGCCCTTACGCCTTATTCAATGAGTGCTATACGGTTAAAGATTATGTTAAGTTTGAGCCAGCTGAAAACCCAATAAGGTCTATATACGAAGGCCTTTCCAAGTATGAAGACGTGGATGTTTATGTGGGAAGAGCTTATGGTAGCCTTATACTAAAGGCTAACAGCATAGAGCTTGATCTCAGAAGCCAAGATTTTTATACTGATGGAAGCGCTATCTATATACCCTCCACCAAGGTTGTAAAGAAGATGGGTGAACTTGTATCACTGGGAAGTTTGTGCAACAAAAAGGACTGTATCATGAAAAACGGCTTTATTTATCTTGGTAGCACTACACAAGAGATGGTAGAAAACCTTAAGAAGATAGTCAAATCCTAA
- a CDS encoding cupin domain-containing protein, with protein MAQLLKSEPNFSDFMPVKKALYSRADLKCIAFHLKAGQKIPLHTSPHRVITLVLEGEGDFFVGSEEKMERLRKGEALLYEPSEPHGFVALQDMTVIAFVV; from the coding sequence ATGGCACAGCTGTTGAAATCAGAGCCAAACTTTTCAGATTTTATGCCCGTGAAAAAGGCACTTTATTCAAGAGCGGATTTAAAATGTATAGCCTTCCATCTAAAAGCAGGGCAGAAGATTCCTCTTCATACATCACCCCATAGGGTTATAACACTTGTGCTTGAAGGCGAAGGAGACTTTTTTGTGGGTAGCGAAGAAAAAATGGAAAGGCTAAGAAAGGGAGAGGCACTCCTCTATGAGCCTTCGGAGCCACATGGTTTTGTTGCCCTGCAAGATATGACTGTAATAGCCTTTGTTGTGTGA
- a CDS encoding DUF4149 domain-containing protein, with translation MKELVLFLHIVFATLWVGGMIFLVFVVSPFVRKLPIRDQVFQEVGRRFSFYGTFASLLILFITGLINIHYIVGISSLFDLSNIYTKTLLQKIGLFLLVVVVSLIHDLYFGPRAISSSFHRLMAKFLGFINLFLSLLIVYLAVKLRFGG, from the coding sequence ATGAAAGAGTTGGTTTTATTTTTACACATTGTTTTTGCTACCCTTTGGGTAGGTGGCATGATATTTTTAGTCTTTGTCGTGTCTCCCTTTGTAAGAAAGCTACCCATAAGGGACCAGGTTTTTCAAGAGGTGGGAAGGCGCTTTAGCTTTTATGGTACATTTGCTTCTTTACTTATTCTTTTTATCACAGGCCTTATAAACATACATTATATAGTTGGCATTTCAAGCCTTTTTGACCTTTCAAACATCTACACAAAAACTTTGCTTCAAAAGATAGGTTTATTTTTACTCGTGGTAGTAGTTTCCCTCATTCATGACCTTTACTTTGGACCAAGGGCTATATCTTCAAGCTTTCACAGGCTTATGGCCAAGTTTTTAGGTTTTATAAACCTTTTCCTAAGCCTTTTGATAGTTTACCTTGCAGTTAAATTAAGATTTGGAGGTTAA
- the groL gene encoding chaperonin GroEL (60 kDa chaperone family; promotes refolding of misfolded polypeptides especially under stressful conditions; forms two stacked rings of heptamers to form a barrel-shaped 14mer; ends can be capped by GroES; misfolded proteins enter the barrel where they are refolded when GroES binds) translates to MAAKKVIYGEDARARLKAGVDKLANAVKVTLGPRGREVIIEKKWGTPLVTKDGVTVAKEIELKDPYENMGAQLVKEVASKTADVAGDGTTTATVLAQAIFTEGLKAIASGANPMDIKRGIDKAVERVVEEIKKQSIQVSGRKEIEQVATISANNDPEIGKIIADAMEAVGKDGVITVEESKSAQTTLETVQGMQFDRGYLSPYFVTNPDKMEAVLEDPYILIYEKKISNVKDLLPVLEQVVRAGRPILIIAEDVEAEALATLVVNHIKGVIRACAVKAPGFGQRRKDYLQDIAILTGGTAITEELGIKLESVTLDMLGRADKVIVDKDNTTIVGGKGSKENINARIEQIKKQIVETTSDYDREKLQERLAKLSGGVAIIRVGAATEAELKEKKARVEDAVHATKAAVEEGIVPGGGVALVRASEALEDLKVDNPDQQIGVDIVKKACRTPLRQIATNAGFEGYVILEKVIQLGKEKGKNWGFDAGAGEYKDMVEAGIIDPTKVVRTAIQNAASVAGTMLTAEALVAEIPEDKKEKAPTPEMPELD, encoded by the coding sequence ATGGCAGCAAAAAAGGTTATTTATGGAGAAGATGCAAGAGCAAGGCTTAAAGCAGGTGTAGACAAGCTTGCTAATGCTGTTAAAGTTACCCTTGGGCCAAGGGGTAGAGAGGTTATCATTGAGAAAAAATGGGGTACACCCCTGGTAACCAAAGACGGTGTAACCGTTGCAAAAGAAATAGAACTCAAAGACCCATATGAAAATATGGGTGCCCAATTGGTTAAAGAGGTTGCCTCTAAAACAGCAGACGTAGCCGGTGATGGAACTACCACTGCCACAGTGCTTGCCCAAGCCATCTTTACAGAGGGTCTAAAAGCCATAGCTTCTGGTGCAAACCCAATGGACATAAAGAGGGGTATAGACAAGGCTGTGGAAAGGGTTGTGGAAGAGATAAAGAAGCAGTCCATACAAGTTAGCGGAAGGAAGGAGATTGAACAAGTTGCTACCATTTCTGCCAACAATGATCCAGAGATAGGAAAGATAATAGCAGATGCTATGGAAGCCGTAGGAAAGGATGGCGTTATAACCGTTGAAGAGTCCAAATCTGCCCAGACTACCCTTGAAACAGTCCAAGGTATGCAGTTTGACAGGGGTTATCTATCTCCTTACTTTGTGACAAATCCCGATAAGATGGAAGCTGTATTGGAAGATCCATACATACTCATATATGAAAAGAAAATCTCAAACGTAAAGGACCTATTGCCTGTGCTTGAGCAAGTGGTAAGAGCTGGAAGACCCATACTTATAATAGCTGAGGATGTGGAGGCGGAAGCTCTTGCAACCCTTGTGGTAAACCATATTAAGGGTGTTATAAGGGCTTGTGCAGTCAAGGCTCCTGGTTTTGGTCAAAGGAGAAAGGACTATCTCCAAGACATAGCCATACTCACCGGCGGAACCGCCATAACCGAAGAACTTGGTATAAAGCTTGAAAGCGTTACACTTGATATGCTTGGTAGGGCTGATAAGGTTATAGTGGACAAGGATAACACCACCATAGTGGGCGGTAAGGGTTCAAAAGAAAACATAAACGCCAGGATAGAGCAAATCAAAAAGCAAATTGTGGAAACCACCTCCGACTATGACAGAGAAAAGCTACAAGAAAGGCTTGCCAAACTTTCCGGTGGAGTTGCTATCATAAGGGTTGGTGCAGCTACAGAAGCTGAGCTGAAGGAAAAGAAGGCAAGGGTAGAAGACGCTGTGCACGCTACCAAAGCTGCAGTAGAAGAGGGTATAGTACCAGGTGGTGGCGTGGCCCTAGTAAGGGCATCAGAAGCTCTCGAAGATCTAAAGGTAGACAACCCAGATCAGCAAATAGGTGTGGATATAGTAAAGAAAGCTTGCAGAACACCTCTAAGGCAAATAGCCACAAATGCAGGCTTTGAAGGATACGTAATACTTGAAAAGGTCATACAGCTTGGAAAGGAAAAGGGTAAGAACTGGGGCTTTGATGCTGGTGCAGGAGAGTACAAGGATATGGTTGAAGCTGGAATTATTGACCCAACCAAGGTTGTAAGAACAGCCATACAAAACGCCGCCTCTGTGGCTGGTACCATGCTAACCGCAGAAGCCTTGGTTGCAGAAATACCCGAAGACAAGAAGGAGAAGGCTCCAACACCCGAAATGCCAGAGCTTGACTAA
- the groES gene encoding co-chaperone GroES has translation MAKLRPLYDKIVVKRFEEQEQRTASGIIIPDTAKEKPQIGEVIAVGEGKLLQNGQQVPPKVKPGDKVVFNKYAGTEVELDGEKFLIMSEDEVLAIIE, from the coding sequence ATGGCAAAGCTGAGACCACTATACGATAAGATTGTGGTCAAAAGGTTTGAGGAACAGGAACAAAGAACAGCCTCTGGCATAATCATACCAGACACAGCAAAGGAAAAGCCTCAAATAGGTGAAGTTATAGCAGTTGGAGAGGGCAAGCTTTTGCAAAACGGTCAACAAGTTCCACCTAAGGTAAAGCCCGGTGATAAGGTGGTGTTTAACAAGTATGCGGGCACCGAGGTGGAGCTTGATGGAGAAAAATTCCTTATCATGTCTGAGGATGAAGTGCTTGCAATAATTGAGTAA
- a CDS encoding nodulation protein NfeD — translation MKLLIILLSLIAFSNAKIFISKWQEAVTPLMVDHIKRSLQKAEKEGGSLFILELNTPGGLESSMREVIQEFQRTPLPVVVFVYPPGGRAASAGAIITLSADVAVMAPGTNIGAATPVQMGGEKMDEAMKQKVMQDMLAFVRSIAKEKGRNPQTVEKMVTKAISLTPEEALKEKVIDIIATDRKDLLEKLDGKVIKKHGREVVIKTKGLQVVEIGKSLREEFLSIITNPTIAYMLLLIGFYGIFFELYNPGTIIPGTVGVICFLLGLYGLGVIGINWLGLLLILAGILLLILELITPTFGGLAVAGAIALALGSLILINPESPYGDIPISVIATMVILTVGFFLFAGRLGLKAQKRKKMLGTEELIGEQGEVYADFVNGKGKVFIHGEIWNAISDEPLKKGEQVVVEEVKGMILKVKKA, via the coding sequence ATGAAGCTTTTGATCATACTGCTTTCCCTTATAGCCTTTTCCAACGCAAAGATATTCATCTCCAAGTGGCAAGAGGCCGTAACACCCCTCATGGTGGACCATATAAAAAGAAGTTTGCAAAAGGCGGAGAAAGAGGGGGGGAGCCTTTTTATTCTTGAATTGAACACACCCGGGGGCCTTGAAAGCTCCATGAGGGAGGTCATTCAAGAGTTTCAAAGGACTCCCCTTCCTGTGGTGGTCTTTGTTTATCCACCGGGTGGCCGTGCAGCTTCCGCCGGTGCCATAATAACTCTCTCAGCAGATGTGGCTGTGATGGCTCCCGGGACAAACATAGGTGCAGCTACGCCTGTGCAGATGGGTGGTGAAAAGATGGATGAGGCTATGAAGCAAAAGGTTATGCAAGATATGCTAGCTTTTGTGCGTAGTATTGCTAAGGAGAAGGGAAGAAACCCTCAAACTGTGGAAAAGATGGTAACTAAAGCCATATCTCTTACGCCAGAAGAAGCACTAAAGGAAAAGGTTATAGATATTATAGCGACGGATAGGAAAGACCTTTTGGAAAAGTTGGATGGGAAAGTAATAAAAAAACACGGTAGGGAAGTGGTTATTAAAACTAAGGGCCTTCAGGTGGTAGAAATAGGTAAGAGCTTAAGGGAAGAATTTCTTAGCATAATAACAAACCCTACAATTGCCTACATGCTTCTTCTTATAGGTTTTTATGGCATTTTCTTTGAACTTTACAATCCAGGAACCATAATACCTGGCACGGTAGGTGTTATATGCTTTCTTCTAGGGCTTTATGGCCTTGGGGTTATAGGTATCAACTGGCTTGGCTTACTCCTTATCCTTGCTGGAATTCTTCTCCTTATACTGGAGCTTATAACTCCCACCTTTGGTGGGCTTGCGGTTGCAGGTGCTATAGCCCTTGCTCTTGGCTCTTTAATTCTTATAAACCCAGAATCGCCCTATGGAGATATTCCAATAAGCGTTATAGCCACCATGGTCATCCTTACAGTAGGTTTTTTCCTTTTTGCGGGAAGACTCGGATTAAAAGCACAGAAACGTAAAAAGATGCTTGGAACAGAAGAGCTTATTGGAGAACAAGGGGAAGTTTATGCAGATTTTGTGAATGGAAAAGGGAAGGTCTTTATACACGGTGAGATATGGAATGCCATAAGCGATGAGCCTTTGAAAAAAGGAGAGCAAGTGGTGGTTGAAGAAGTAAAAGGCATGATTTTAAAGGTTAAGAAGGCTTAA
- a CDS encoding bifunctional phosphoribosyl-AMP cyclohydrolase/phosphoribosyl-ATP diphosphatase HisIE, with product MLQLKFNQEGLIPVIAQDYRTGEIRMFAWANEEAIRKTIETGYAHYYSRSRKAIWKKGESSGELQRVVEIRVDCDEDVLLYIVLQEKNRACHTGERNCFFRDLEGKKVKRVLPFETLQRLQEIIQQRLEEMPENSYTVKLFKEGEDRILQKFGEEAIETLIALKRGMPEEIRAEASDMFYHLLLMLTVRNIGIEEVLEELASRIK from the coding sequence ATGCTACAGCTCAAGTTTAACCAAGAGGGCCTAATACCTGTAATAGCACAGGATTATAGGACTGGTGAGATAAGGATGTTCGCTTGGGCCAACGAGGAGGCCATAAGGAAAACCATAGAAACGGGCTATGCCCACTACTACTCAAGGTCAAGAAAGGCTATATGGAAAAAGGGTGAAAGCTCTGGAGAGCTTCAAAGGGTGGTGGAGATAAGGGTTGACTGTGATGAGGATGTTTTGCTCTATATTGTCTTGCAAGAAAAAAACAGGGCTTGCCATACGGGGGAAAGGAATTGCTTTTTTAGGGACCTTGAGGGGAAAAAGGTAAAGAGGGTGCTTCCCTTTGAAACACTTCAAAGGCTCCAAGAGATAATACAACAAAGGCTTGAAGAGATGCCAGAAAACTCATACACGGTAAAGCTCTTTAAAGAGGGTGAAGATAGAATACTTCAAAAGTTTGGTGAAGAGGCCATTGAAACCCTTATAGCCTTAAAAAGAGGTATGCCGGAAGAGATAAGGGCGGAAGCCTCCGACATGTTTTACCATCTTCTTCTCATGCTCACTGTAAGAAATATAGGGATTGAGGAAGTTCTTGAAGAGCTTGCAAGCAGGATAAAGTAG